The genomic stretch TCGACGTCGGCTGCGGTCCAGGGATGTTCGTCCGGCGTGTGCTCGACACTCGTCCCGGCGATTTCCGGGTCACCGCCGTCGATAAGTCGCCCGCCATGATTGCTGAGATCGCGGGCCGTACGGCGGGCGCCGAGGTCGAACTGGCCGTAGGGGAGGCAGAGGCGCTGCCGTTCCCGGATGCGAGTTTCGACGTCGTGGTCGCGATGGGGGTGCTGGAGTACTGCGACCCTTCCGTGGTCTTGCGGGAACTTGACCGCGTTGTGCGCCAGGACGGGCTCGTTGTCGTCAGCATGTTGAATCCGCTGAGCCCGTACCGACTGTTCGAGTGGGGGGTGTATTGGCCGCTACTTCGACTGCTTGGCCAGGTCGAGGGTTTGCTCGGCGTCCCCTTGAAGCAAAGGCACAGTGTGCCGAAGTCCGGTCTCCGGGCGCTCTCGGCCGGGCGGTTGCGGCAGCGGATGCGGGAAGCCGGGCTTTGTCCCGTCGACGTCATCCACTACGACCTGACGCCCTCCGTCCCGCCATTCGATCGGTTCGTGTGCCGGTGGACGCGTCGGCACGAACGACTGGCGGACACCGTTGGTCGGGGTCTCTGGCATTGGCCAGGGACGGCTTACCTGGTTGCCGCCACCCGCTCTCGATGATGTTCTTGTCGTTGGCTGAGGTTGTCCGACATGGGGCTGACCGACGGAAAGGGACGGCTGCTGTGAACCTCCACCGCTCGCCCAGACCGCAGCTCGTAGATCACCGCCTGCCGTCTCCTCGCATTGAGTAGTCGCTCGGCGAATGACTGATATAGGGCCGGGGTGGCTGGCGCTATGTCCGGCCCCGGCTTGCCCCCTTGGCACCAAGTAGCGCACTGGCGTGAACCTCTGGACGCTCGCTTCCTCAACGTGCTCTGCTGACCTCGGGGGCCGATGGGTGGCGTCCCGCTGTGTGCAACAGCGTCGGTGTTGCCATTTGTTGATGAACGTAGTCACAGGGATGCGGCGGTGGCGGCAGACGTCGAAGAGTCTGCGGGTCTGTTCCTCCAGGGCCTTGGCCGCGTCGATGAGCATCACCGCGCAGTCCACCGCGGCCAGGACGCGGTAGGTGTCCTCGGAAAAGTCCGCGTGACCGGGGGTGTCCAGGAGGTTGAGCACGCACCCGCGGTGCGCGAACTGCAGCACGGCCGAGGTGACCGAGATGCCGCGGGCCTTCTCCATCTCCATCCAGTCCGAGGCCACCCTGCGCCGCCCGGCCTTGCCGTGCACCGCACCCGCCCTGGTGAAGGCGTGGGCGTGCAGCGCGAGCGCCTCGGTCAGCGTGGGCTTGCCCGCGTCGGGATGACTGATCACCGCAAAGGTGCGCCGCCGCGCCGCCTCATGGGCCGCCACCCCGTTACTGTCCGGGGCCACACGCACCGCCTCCAAACCCGCCACCGCGTCATGAGCCAGGCGAGGCGGCCGTGCGGAGAACGGACGACTGCCCGCCGCCGACGTCGGCGGCGGGCACAAGTCTTCGTACCGTGCATCGGCCTCGACCCGGTGCGTACCCCATGCCACCAGTTCCTCGTACCCGCTCGTCAGCCTCCGGCAACAGCGTCGGGCAGTTGCTCCAGGACGTCCGGCTGACTGGTCCGCGACCTGGCCGCAGCCTGTCTGCGGATGCGCCTCCGGCGTCAATTCCGCACTCGTGGCGGCTGCTCGCGGCCGGGAACGACGCGAGCGTGACTGAGCCCGGGGTCGCCGACAACCGCGGCCGGCCAGTGCATACTCGCGCGAGAGGATGAACCCGGTCGGCGCGGCGGTTGCCGGACTGCCAACCCGAGGCGTGGAGGTGCTCGCACATGGCCAGGGCGTGGCTGCTCGTCATCGTCGCCGGACTGTTCGAGACCGGCTTCGCGGTGAGCCTCAAGCTGTCCGACGGCTTCACCCGGCTCTGGCCGACCATCGGGTTCTGCGGTTTCGCGCTGGCCAGCTTCGGTCTGCTGACGCTCTCGCTGAAGAAGCTGGACGTCGGTCCCGCGTACGCGGTGTGGACCGGCATCGGCGCGTCGGGCACGGCGATCTACGGCATGTCCTTCCTCGGCGACCTGGTCTCCGCCCTCAAGATCGTCTCGATCATCTTGGTGATCGGCGGGGTCATCGGTCTGCAGCTGTCCGGTTCCGCCCGTGAGCCCGGGGACCGCCCGCCGCAGCCCTGACCAGCTGGTCCAGGTCGCAGCCGGGCGAAGTGCCGGCCGGTGTGCAGGCGTCGCCCACGAGCGGTGCACACTGCCGGCGTACCGCGCGAACCCGAAGCCGCACAGGACGACCGGTTACCCGGCAGACTCTCCAGCAGGTGACGTGGTCGCGGAGCACGCACCGCGTCTTGAACGACTCCCGTCCGGGACGGGTGGATCACCCTCGGGTGAGTGTCGCGCGCCGGACGCCGGTCGGCCCCGCCGTCACGCCGCGCAGCCGGGTGCGGGGATGTCAGTTTCAGTGCGTGATCCTGCACGGAGGCACTGCGCCGGTGAGGCGGCTGGAGCGGCGCGCTGTCCGCGTCCGGGGACGAAGGTCCCGTGTCGGGAGAGCCGTCCGGCCCTGTCGAGCCGGGCTGCGGCCCGGCAGTGTGGGGTGTGGAGGTGGTCCGCTGTGGGTTCACACGGTCCTGGCGCGGCGGCAGATGGCGCGGGCACGGCCCGGGGGCCGTCGGCGGCCGGTGGCGTGGGCGGCGACCAGCGCGTCGGCGCGGGCTGCGGCACGGGCGAGCGGGCGGTGCCCGTGTGTGCGCCGTGTGTGGCCGCGCTGGCCACGCCGCAGGACCGGCTGAAGGCCGTCCGGAGCGCGCTGGCCCGTGAGGCGGAGCCGCTGGTGGCCCTGACCCACCTGCTGCACCTGTGCCGTGACCAGCACGCCGAGCTGTGGGAACGCGTCGGCGACCCGGCCTGCCGGCACCGGGTGACGGCCGCTTTGGAGCCGCTGACGGGGATGCTGGCAGCGCGCACCGGGGCGAGCACGGTGGATGCCGCCCTGGGGCGGGCGCTGGCGGATGCGCTGACGGCGGTCGCGGGCGTGCCTGCGGTGGTGGTCGCCCGGGCGCTGGCCGAACTCCTCGATGAGCACTTCGCCCACACCTTCACCGGGTCCTTCCGTCGGCGCAGCCCGTACCGGCCGGGTGTGGGGGATCCGATCCCGCTGGACGCCCCCGATCTGCGCGGTGTGATCCGGATGCCGCCGACCGCGCCGCCGTGGCGGCTGGCCAACCGCCTGGACGAGACGCGTCATGTGCGGCTGGCTGGCGACTGGGCGGTCCAGTTCCGTGTGGTCTTCGACTACTGCCTGTTCGACCTGTCGGCCGGCCTGGTCACCGCCGAGACCGTGGTGGCCACCTGCCACCCCAACCGCGCCATGGCGGAACTGGTGCTGCCGAAGGACGCCGAGGGCCGGACGTTCCCGGTGCGCCCGGCCGACCCGTCCCGGCAGTTGCGGCAGATCGACCGGCTCATCGGCCGGGCCGTCACCGCCGGGGCCGGCATCGTGGTGCTGCCCGAACTGTCCGTCACCGCCTCCATGGCCCGGCGGCTGCGGTCCTGGGTGCAGCGGCCGGACGGGCCCCGGCTGCTGGTCGCGGGAAGCTACCACCACGCGGACACCACCGCCGGAG from Streptomyces mirabilis encodes the following:
- a CDS encoding class I SAM-dependent methyltransferase, yielding MRPTVADPEASGRDVRGHFDDPSFAASYAASYQGLGPAERYFSSRLHAVFEILDRCPGGDLLDVGCGPGMFVRRVLDTRPGDFRVTAVDKSPAMIAEIAGRTAGAEVELAVGEAEALPFPDASFDVVVAMGVLEYCDPSVVLRELDRVVRQDGLVVVSMLNPLSPYRLFEWGVYWPLLRLLGQVEGLLGVPLKQRHSVPKSGLRALSAGRLRQRMREAGLCPVDVIHYDLTPSVPPFDRFVCRWTRRHERLADTVGRGLWHWPGTAYLVAATRSR
- a CDS encoding DMT family transporter, whose amino-acid sequence is MARAWLLVIVAGLFETGFAVSLKLSDGFTRLWPTIGFCGFALASFGLLTLSLKKLDVGPAYAVWTGIGASGTAIYGMSFLGDLVSALKIVSIILVIGGVIGLQLSGSAREPGDRPPQP